The segment CCCTCGGAGACGACGCGGCGGATCGGCAGATGATACTTGGTAGCGAATTCGAAGTCGCGCTGGTCATGCGCCGGCACGCCGAACACGGCGCCGGTGCCATAGTCCATCAGCACGAAGTTCGCGATGTACACCGGCACCTGCCAGTTCGCGTCGAACGGATGCTGCGCGGTGAGCCCGGTGTTCCAGCCGAGCTTTTCCTGCGTCTCCAGTTCGGCGGCCGTGGTGCCGCCCTGCTTGCAGCGCTCGATGAAGGCCTGCACCTCGGGGTTGCCCGCGGCAAGCTGCTGCGCGATTGGATGATCCGCCGCGATCGCGACGAAGCTCGCGCCGAAGATCGTGTCCGGCCGCGTGGTATAGACGGTCAGCCCTTCGCCGTTGGACAGCGACCAGGTGAACTGCAGGCCTTCCGATTTGCCGATCCAGTTTTCCTGCATCAGCTTCACCTTGTCCGGCCAATGCTCGAGGCCCTTCAGCCCTTCGAGCAGGTCGTCGGCGAAATCGGTGATCTTGAGGAACCACTGGTTGAGCTTGCGCCGTTCGACCAGTGCGCCCGAGCGCCAGCCGCGCCCGTCGATCACCTGCTCGTTGGCGAGCACGGTCATGTCGACCGGGTCCCAGTTGACCGCGCTTTCCTTGCGATAGACCAGGCCGGCTTCGTACAGGTCGAGGAACAGCGCCTGTTCCTGGCCGTAATAATCGGGCTCGCAGGTGGCGATCTCGCGCGTCCAGTCCAGCGCGAAGCCGAGGCGCTTGAGCTGCGCCTTCATCGTCGCGATGTTCTGGCGGGTCCAGGCGCCGGGATGGACCTTCTTTTCCATCGCGGCATTTTCGGCCGGCATGCCGAAGGCGTCCCAGCCCATCGGATGGAGCACTTCCATGCCCTTCATCCGGCGGAAGCGCGCCAGCACGTCGCCCATCGTGTAGTTGCGTACATGGCCCATATGGATGCGCCCCGAGGGATAGGGGAACATCTCGAGCACGTAGGACTTCGGCTTGGGCGAATCGTCGCGGGCGGCGAAGGTGCGGTTTTCCTCCCACGCCTTCTGCCACGCCGCGTCCGCCTTCAAGGGATTGAAGCGAGACGCCATATTGGGCTTCCGATTAGTTGGTCGCGACGGCCGCGCGGCGCAGGTCGCGTGCACGGGTCAGGATGATGTCCTCGAGCTTCTGGACGGTGGCGGCCTGCACGGGGGCCGAGACCCAGGCGCCGTTGCGGTTGACTTCGCGCAGCGCCGCGACCCGCAGCGCATCGGCGCGCAGATCCTGGTCGAGCACGGTCACCGTCACCTTCATCCGCTCGGTGGGGACGTTGGGGTTCACATACCAGTCGGTGACGATCACGCCGCCGTTCGAGTCGGTCTGGAGCAGCGGCATGAAGCTCAGCGTGTCCAGCGTGGCGCGCCACAGATAGGCGTTGACGCCGATCGTCGTCACCTTCGATGCCGCCAGGTCCGCGTTCACGCCCTTCTTTTGGTGGCTGCAGGCGGAGGCGGAAACAGCGAGCGACCCCAGGATCGCAAAGCGCAACAGGCGGTTCATGGACGTCGTACTTCCTACCGGCAAGGGAATGAGTGCCTGCATCTATAGGGCGGGATGTGGCGGGAGCAAGGCCGACGCGCTGGTATCCGATTGGTCGCGGATGGTACGATTCTGTGGGTCTGGTGCAACACTCCGGGAAAATTGCTGCCGCCGATGGAACGTCGCTTTGATTCCATGGTAGGGGCTCCCATTAGAGAGGTATGCAAATGCGCTTGGTACGTTGGATGTCGGGACTTGGGCTGGGGGCGCTCTGCGCCGCCGGGCTCCTCGTCGCGCCCACGCTCCAGGCACAGGAACGAGACCGCGCATTGAAGGCGGCCGTTCGTCCCGCACCCCTAGCGCAGGTCGCCGGTGGGTTCACGCCGGCATCCGCCGATCCCAAGCTCGCCGCCATGCTGGCGCGCAGTGGAATGAACGGTGTGGGCTTCCGCTTCACGCCGGCAGAATCGCGTACCGGTTCGGCGCGCGGCGTCAATGTCGCGGTCCGCGCCAGCACGAATCGCGCGGTGGAACTGGCGAGCCGTACCGCCACCGCCAAGCCTGCCTCGGTCAGCCTCGCGCCGATCGCCTATAATCTGGGCGTCGCGGTGGGCTGGCGTCGCTTCGCCGTCTCCGGCGACGTGACCCATATCGATATGGCGAACACCCAGCCGGGCAGCCGCGACCGCTCCGAGGTGGCGCTCAGCTATGCCGGCAAGCGCCTGAGCGGCCGTATCGCCGCTAGCGAGGATCGCCCGTTGGCGGGCACCCCGGTGCTGATCGGCGACAAGCCCAGCTATTCGTTCGATCTCGGCGGCTCCTACGCCGTGTCGCGTCGCCTCGATGTGACCGCGGGCGTGCGCTACAAGAGCGAGCGCGATCGCCTGACGCAGTTCAACGAAGACACGCGTCGCGACAGCCAGTCGATCTATATCGGCACCGCCTTCCACTTCTGATCCTTTGGGCTCGGCTAGCCGGCCCAGGCATCGATCGCCGCCCAGCCATGGATTCTCAGCGGCTTGAGTCGCTTGGCTTTGTCCGTGTCCATGCCGCCAAGCGCGATGACCGGCACGGGGAGTCCGCGGATCAGCAGCCCCAATCGGACGGGGCCAAGCACCGGCGCGCCGGGATGCGAGCGGGTGGGGAAGATGGGCGAGACCAGCAGCGCATCGGCGCCTGCGCGGATCGCCGCGACCGCCTCACGCCGCGAATGCACCGGCCAGGTGGTGAGACCGCGCCCTCGCTGGCCATGGGTGCCGCTTTCACCGCGCATCGGCTCGGCGCCCGCGCGCAGCAACACGAGCCCCCGCCGCCGTGCGACCTTGGCGACCCGGCCGAACAGTGCGCGACGCTCGGCTGCCGGCAGTTGGTAGTGGCGGAAGATCACCCCGCTGCCGCGCGGCAGCCGCGCCAGCGCGTCCCATAGCGCGTCGCCCAGGCGCGGGTCGGTCATCAGCCAGAGGCGTGGGATTGGGGGGTGGCGGGTCGGCATCGCCATGCCTATAGCCCGCCCCATGCTTCAAGACGATGCCAGCCAGCGGCTCGCCGCGGTGCAGACCGCGATCGCCCGCGCCGCCAAGATCGCCGGCCGCAAGCCCGCCGACATCACCCTGATCGCGGTTTCCAAGACGCACGACGCTGCGACGATCCAGCCGCTGATCGACGCCGGCCAGCGGGTGTTCGGCGAGAACCGCGTCCAGGAAGCCCAGGGCAAATGGCCGCAGCTGCGCGAGGCGACGCCGGGCGTCGAGCTCCACCTCGTCGGCCAGCTCCAGTCGAACAAGGCCGACGAAGCGGTCGCGCTGTTCGATGCCATCCACGGCGTCGATCGCCCCTCGCTTGTCACCGCGCTCGCCAAGGCGATGGACAAGGCCGATCGCCGCCCGGCCTGCTTCCTCCAGGTCAATATCGGCGACGAGCCGCAAAAGGGCGGCTGCCCTGTGGCCGAGCTGCCGGCGCTGCTCGCCGAGGCGCGCGCGGCGAACCTGCCGATCGCCGGCCTGATGTGCGTGCCGCCCGCCGGGCTGGAGGCCGCGCCCTATTTCGCGCTGCTCGCCAAGCTGGCGCGCGACCAGGGACTGGCCGGGCTCAGCATGGGCATGTCGAGCGACTATGAGACCGCGGTGACTCTCGGCGCCACCCATATCCGCGTCGGCACGGCGCTGTTCGGAGACCGCGCATGAACGAGCAGACGCGCCTGTCCACCACGATCCCGGTGCGTTTCGCCGGCATCATTTTCGACTTCGACGGCGTGCTGCTGGAGAGCGAATATGCCGGCAACAAGCAGATCGCCGACTATCTGACGAGCATCGGCCATCCGACCACGCCCGAACATTCGATGGCGAACTTCATGGGGCTGGCGGGGCATGATTTCCTCGCCGCGATCGAGAAGTGGATCGGCCGCCCGGTGCCGGAGGGCTTTCACGAAGCCCGTGCGGAGGAAGATGCGCGTGCGCTTTCGGAGGGGCTGCCGGCGGTGGCGGGCGCGCTCCGTTTCCTGGAGAGCCTACCCGCCGACCTGCCCAAGGCGATTGCCTCGTCGAGCCCGACGCACTGGCTCGACACCCATCTCCGCCATCTGGGGGTACGCGACCTGTTCGGCGACAAGCTGTTCAGCGGCCGCGAGCATGTCGCCAACGGCAAGCCGGCACCCGATCTCTACCTTCACGCCGCTGCCGCACTGGGCGTGCCGATCGCGGAGTGCGTGATCCTGGAGGATTCGCCGGTGGGGGTGAAGGGCGCGGTCGCCTCGGGCGCGACGGTGATCGGGCTGTGTGCGGGCTCGCACTGCGCGGCCGATCACGGCGCGCGGCTCAAGGCGCTGGGCGTGCAGCATATCGCGCAGGATTTCGACGAGGTCGCCCGGCTGATTGGCTGAGGGCCTTGCCGTGCTCCTGCGAAAGCAGGAGCCTAGGGTACCGAAGGTCCGTACAACCCTGGGCTCCTGCTTTCGCAGGAGCGCGGGAGTTTCAAAATTCGTGTCCCGTACGATCCCGCTTCGTCGCCAGATACCGCGCATTGTGCGGGTTCGCCGGCAACACGTGCGGCACGCGTTCCAGCACGTCGACGCCGGCGGCGCGCAGCGTCTCCACCTTTTGCGGGTTGTTGGTCAGCAGCCGGATGCGCGACTGGCCTAGCAGGCTCAGCATCCGCGCCGCCACCCGGAAGTTGCGCGCGTCGATCGCGAAGCCGAGCCGGGTGTTGGCGTCGACCGTGTCGAAGCCCTGGTCCTGCAGCGCATAGGCGCGCAGCTTGTTGATCAGGCCGATGCCGCGGCCTTCCTGGCGCAGATAGAGCAGGATGCCCCAGCCGCTCTTGGAAATCTCCGCGATCGCCGCCTTGAGCTGCGGCCCGCAATCGCATTTCAGGCTGCCGAGCATGTCGCCGGTCAGGCATTCGCTGTGGAGGCGCACCAGCGGGGTTTCGCCGTTCGGCTGGCCGATCAGCAGCGCGATATGCTCGCCGGGCATCTCGTCGGTGCGGAAGGCGACGATCTCGGCGTCCTCGGCCGCTTCCACCGGCAGCCGCGCGCGGCCGACGATGCGCAGGCGATCGGCATCCTCATGCGCGTCGATATCGGCGAGGGTGATCGCGTCCTCGGCATCGCCTTCGGTCACGAAGAAGGCGGGGAGCAGCCCGGCGATTCGCGCCAGCCGCAGCGCCGCCGCTGCGGAATCGGGCTGCACCACCGGAATCGCACGGAACGGGCCTTTCAGCGGCGTCGCGAGATCGAACTGCGGATCGGCCAGTGCTGTCGCTGCGTCGAAATCGAGCCAGTCTACGCGATCGACCAGCACCGGCGCGTCGGGCGTCGCGGCATCGCGCTGGTTGGCGAGCTTGAGCGTCGCCGCACGGCCGGCCGAGAGCAGCACAGGCGCGGTGCCTGCGGGATCGAACGCTGCCAGCCGCGCGCCGTCGCCGGTTTCGATTGCCAGCAGCTTGAGCGTGCCTTCCGTCCCCCGGATGGCGATCGGCCAGCCGCGACGCAGCGCGTCCACGGCTTCGGCGGCGGCGCGGGCACTCGTCAAAAGTCGAACTCCGTCACGATCGGCACATGGTCCGAGGGCTTGAGCCAGGAGCGGCACGGCTCGCATACCTTGTGCGCCGTCGCCTTCTCCGCAACCTCGGGGCTGGCCCACATATGGTCGAGCCGCCGCCCGCGATCGGAGGCGGCCCAGTCCTTGGCGCGGTAGCTCCACCAGGTGAAGCAGCGCTGCGGCGCGGGGATGAACTTGCGGCCGAGGTCCACCCAGCCATGCGCCGCCTGCAGCCGCCCCAGCGCCTCCACCTCGATCGGCGTGTGGCTGACGACGTCGAGCAGCTGCTTGTGGCTCCACACGTCCGATTCGAGGGGTGCGATGTTGAAGTCGCCGGTGAGGATCGTAGGCACGTCGAGTCGCTCCGACCATTCGGTCATCCGTTGGACGAAATCGAGCTTCTGGCCGAACTTGGGATTCACCCCCCGGTCGGGCACGTCGCCGCCGGCGGGGACATAGACATTCTCGAGTCGCACGCCGTTGGGGAGCCGCACGCCGACATGCCGGGCCTCTTGGTTGGCCTGCCAGTCGAGCCGGTCGTCCTCGACCAGCGGCATCTTGCTGACGATCGCGACGCCGTGGTGCATCCGCTGGCCGTGCTTGATGACATGGGTGTAGCCGAGGTCGTGGAACGGCGCCTCGGGAAAGTCGCCGTCGATCACCTTGGTCTCCTGGAGACACAGGATGTCGGGTGCTTCCTCGCGCAGAAACTGCTCGACGATGGCGATGCGGAAGCGGACGGAGTTGATGTTCCAGGAGGCGATCTTCACGCGCGCCGATGTAGCGATTCTTCGCGCCAGCGCCAGACCAGCCGGAAAAGGAAAGGCCCCCGCTCCGGGGGCAATGGAGCGAGGGCCGACCTAGCGTTCGTCACGCAGGCGGGAAGGGGATACAGGCCCGGGCAACAGGGGGAAAAATCCCGGGCAAAAACCCCATCCGCACTACGCTCTTAGACCGGCGAACCTGTCGCTTGGATGAACGATTGCACAGAAAGCGAAATTAGTGGGTGCGGCCCTGCGGCCGCGGATCGGTCCAGCGGAAGCTCGAATCGGCGACCGCGGCGTTGAAGCGCTGGTTGCTCAGCCGGATCGTGGTGCGGTTGTTCTGTGCATCGAGCGCGACCCAGCCCTGGAGCTTGAGGCCGGCGGGCGCCGCGGCATCCTTCTGGAAAACGAGCGTGATTCGGCCATATTCGGGATGTTTGTTGTCGTGCACGTCGACCGAGACGACGCGCGGATCGGCGGTGGGCTTCACCGTCGCATAGCCGCTGATGTCGCGATTCGGATCGAGCAGCACGCGGAGCGGCGAATTGCCGATCGGCCAGCGCTGCACCTGCCGCACCTGATAATCGATGAAATAGAGGCTGCTGCCATCGGCGACGATCAGCTGCGGCACGCCCTTCTCGTACTGGAAGCGGATCTTGCCCGGGCGCTTGAGCGTCATCGTGCCGGCGACGACGCGGCCGTTGCGGTCTTCCTGGGTGAAGTCCGCGGTCATGCTGGTGACCGCCTTGAGATGCTGCTGGACCTGGTCGAGCTCGGGCGCCGGCGCGGCTGCGACGAGCAGCGGGGCGGCGAGGAGCGACAGGGCCAAGGGACGGGAAAACACGAGGAACGTCTCCGAATTGCTGGTCGCCCGGGTAGCAGGCGGGGCTTGAACGGGCTGTGAACCCGCACCCCACCCGATTCGATCCCGTTACGGATCGCCTTAGAGCGGCCGTCCGTCGGTATCCATCAGCACCTCGCGACGTCCGACATGGTCGGGCTTGGAGACGAGATTCTCGCGCTCCATCCGCTCGATCAGCCGCGCGGCGGAGTTGTAGCCGACGCGCAGCTGGCGCTGCAGCCACGAGGTCGAGGCCTTCTGGCTCTCGGCCACCAGCTGCACCGCGCGGCGATAGGTCTGCTCCTCGGGGCTGTCCTCGCCGTCGGGCGCGCCTTCCAGCGTGAAGCCCCCGTCCTCGGGCTCCTCGGTGACCGCCGAGATGTAATCCGGTGCGCCCTGTGCGCGCCAGAAGTCGGTGACCGCCTGGACCTCGTCGTCGCTGACGAAGGGCCCGTGGACGCGGGTGATGCCCTTGCCGCCGGACATGTAGAGCATGTCGCCCTTGCCCAGCAGCTGCTCGGCCCCCTGTTCGCCGAGGATGGTGCGCGAATCGATCTTCGAGGTGACGTGGAAGCTGATTCGGGTCGGCAGGTTCGCCTTGATCACGCCGGTGATGACGTCGACCGAGGGGCGCTGCGTGGCCATGATCAGGTGGATACCCGCCGCGCGCGCCTTCTGGGCGAGCCGCTGGATCAGAAATTCGACTTCCTTGCCCGCGGTCATCATCAGGTCGGCCAGCTCGTCGACGATGACGACGATCAGCGGCAGTACCTGCAGGTCGAGCGTCTCTTCCTCGTAGATCGGCTTGCCGGTTTCGGGATCGTAGCCCACCTGCACCTTGCGGCCGAGGGTCTGGCCCTTGGCCTTCGCCGTCCGCACCTTGTCGTTGTAGCTGGCCAGGCTGCGGACGTTGACCGAGGCCATCATCCGGTAGCGATCCTCCATCTGCTCGACCGCCCATTTGAGCGCGCGCACCGCCTTGGGCGGATCGGTCACCACGTCGGCGAGCAGGTGGGGGATGTCCTTGTACATGCTGAGTTCCAGCATCTTCGGATCGATCATGATCAGCCGGCACTGCTCGGGCGTCAGCCGATAGAGCAGCGACAGGATCATGCAGTTGAGCCCCACCGACTTGCCCGAGCCGGTGGTACCCGCGACGAGCAGATGCGGCATGGGCGCGAGGTCGGCGATCACCGGCTCGCCCGCGATGTTCTTGCCGAGCACCACCGGCAGGGTGGCGCCCTGTTCCTCGAACTGCTGGCTGCCGATCAGCTCGTGCAGGCTCACGCCTTCGCGCGTCGCATTGGGCAGCTCGATGCCCATCACGGTGCGGCCGGGGATGGTGGCGACGCGCGCCGAGATCGCGCTCATGTTGCGGGCGATGTCGTCGGCCAGCTGGATCACGCGGCTGGCCTTGATGCCGCTCGCCGGCTCCAGCTCGTACATGGTGACTACGGGTCCGGGGCGGACCTCGACGATCTCGCCCTTCACATGGAAGTCTTCGAGCACGCTCTCGAGCAGCCGGGCGTTGCGCTCCAGCGCTGCCTTGTCGACCGTCGCGGTGCGATTGGCCGGGGGCGGGGTGAGCAGGTCGAGCGGGGGCAGCTGGTAGCTGTCCTTGAAGTCGAGCGCGGCCTGCACCGGCGGCTTGGTGCGGGCAGGGGCGGTGGAGATGGTGCGGTCGGCGATCACCGGGCCGGGGCGATTGTCCGGCACCACCACGCGGCGCGGTTCGGCGGCGCGGGGCGGATCGCGATCGAAGGGGAGGTCGTCATCGTCCTCGTCCGGCTCTGCGTCGAACGCCGCCACCGTCTGCGGCCGGGCCCGGAAGCCCGTGCCTTCGGGGGCCGTGACGATTCGCGCCTCGCCGGTGCTGCGGGTGAAGCGCGGCAGGCGGAACAGGCGCAAGGGCGAGGTGAACTCCAGCCGCATCCACCACAGCCACAGTCCGCCGAGCAGCAGCAACAGGCCGATGCCGCGCCCGACCCAGAAGGACACCGCGGGATCACCGGCCAGTCCGATCAGCCAGTCGATGCCGCCGGCGATCGACAGCCCGATCATTCCGCCCATACCGGCGGGCAGCCGCCAGTCGAGCGGCAGCGACCAGTCGAAATGGAGCAGCCCCAGCCCGACCGCGGCGAGCGCGGCGGCGACCGCTGCGCTGCCGATCATCCGGCGCGGGCGCTCGATCGGCCGATCGATCATCATCCGGTGGGCGGCGAGCAGGCCGACGGGGGCGAGCAGCAGCACCGGCAGGCCGACCAGCGTGTAGAGGATGTCGGCAACCCAGGCGCCGACCGGGCCGAGCCAGTTGCGCACCGGTCCGCCCGCGGCGGTGTTCAGCGCCGGATCGGAGGCATGGTAGCTCAGCAGCGCCAGCACGAGCGCGACCGTCAGCACGAACAGCGCCGTGCCCGCCAGGACGAACCCGCCGCGGCGGACACCCGCCTTCATCGTGTCGCGCCAATGCGGCGCCTCTGCGCGGGACGCCATCGCCCAGCCTCCGGATCTGTAAGGAAAAACGTGGCGGAATCATCGCGCCTGCGTACTCCGGCGTCAAGGCGCGGCGGTGTGGAGCGCGCATGCCATCGCATCCGAGACGCATCTCGTCGAACATTTTGCAGCGCAGCAAGTTCTTCCCTGCTATGCGCTTAGCGGACGGCGGATCGGAATCGATGCGCCAGTGGAACGTATCGCCGGTCGCTGCTTTTGGTGGAGACCGCGTAAGCAGTATCAGCAGCTCGGACGACGATGGTCGGCTCCTGGCACGATGCGGCAACCATCTTGGGGGATTCACACGTGGACACACGTTGGGCGATATTCGGCACCGGCGGGATTTCGGCGAAGTTCGTCTCGGGACTTCGCCATGCAAAAGGCGCGAAGCCGCAGCTGGTGGTGTCGCGCAGCGCGGAGTCGGGCCGGCGCTTTGCCGACGCGTTCGGGATTCCCGAGGTGGCCGAGGGCTATGACAGCGTCACCGCCGCCGCGCCCTTCGACGTCGCCTATATCGCCACGCCACCCTCCGAACATGCGCGCCACGCGATCGCCTGTATCGAGGCGGGCAAGGCAGTGCTGATCGAGAAGCCGTTCGCGTCGTCGGTGGCGGAAGCCCGGCGGATCGCCGATGCCGCCCGCGCGCAGGGCGTGTTCTGCATGGAAGCGATGTGGACACGGTTCAATCCCGCCGCCCGCCGCCTGCGCGACCTCGTCCGCGAGGGCGCGATCGGCGAGGCGCGGCAAGCGCACGGCGCCTTCTGCTTCACCAACGAGCCCGACGCCGCCAACACCAGCTTCGATCCGCAGCGCGGCGGCGGGGCGCTCGCACAGCTCGGCGTCTATCCGATCTCGCTGCTCCACTGGCTGTTCGGTGCGCCCGAAGGCGTGGCAGCGTTCGGACGGATCGGCGACACCGGCGTCGAGGAAGATGCGGCGATCAGCCTGCGCTTCGTCGGCGGGGTGGTGGCGACGGTCAACACCAGCCTGCGCGCGCTCGGCGACAACGGCCTGCGCATCGGCGGCACGCATGGCAGCGTCGCCTTCGAGGGCCCGATCTTCCGCCCGTACGGCGTGCGCCTCCAGCGGATGACCCCGCGCCGGAAGGGCGGCGACACCGGGCTCGGTCGCAAGGCGCTGCTCCGCGAACAGGGGCTGCCGCAGAAACTGTCGCAGCTCCACGGCCTGCTGACGCGCGGCGGCAAGGTCGAGCGGCAGCTGTTCGCCGGCAACGGCTATCACTATCAGGTCGAGGAAGTCGGCCGCTGCCTCGCCGCGGGGCTCCAGGAGAGCTCGGAGATGACGCTGGCGGACAGCATCGCGGTGATGGAAACCATGGACACAGTGCGCGAACGGATCGGGGGACAGGGCAAATGAAGATGCAGGGCGAAACCACGGGCAAGACCGGCGTGGCCATCATCGGCTGCGGCTATGTGTTCGATCATTACATGACGACGGCATGGGCGCACCCGGAGATCGACGTGCGCGGCGTGTACGACATCGATCTGGCGCGCTCGGCCAAGGTCTCCGACTATTACGGCTTCTCGGTCTATCCCGATCTCCAGGCGATCCTCGACGATCCCGCGGTGACATTGGTGCTCAACCTCACCAGCATCGAGGCGCATTTCGAGCTGACCCGCGCGCTGCTCGAAGCCGGCAAGCACGTCTATTCGGAAAAGCCGCTCACCACCGATCTGGAAGAGGCGCGCACGCTGTTCCGCATCGCCGAGGAGCGCGGGCTCGTCCTGTCGAGCGCGCCGTGCAACTTCCTCAGCGACAGCGTCCAGACGATGTGGAAGGCGGTGCGCGACGGCGCGATCGGCAAGCCGCTGCTGATCTATGCCGAGTTCGACGACAACCCCATCTACCTGATGAAGCCCGAGACCTGGCGCAGCCGCACCGGCGCGCCCTGGCCGTACATCCATGAGTACGAGATGGGCTGCACCTTCGAGCATGTCGGCTATCATCTGGTGTGGATGCTGGCGATGTTCGGCCCGGTGCGTTCGGTTACCGCCTTCTCCAAGGTGGTGGTGCCGCACAAGACCGACCAGCCGATGCACCCGGCAGACACCCCCGATTTTTCGGTCGCCACACTCGATTTCGTCAGCGGCGTCACCGCCCGCGTCACCTGCAGCATCGCGGCCCCGGCGGACCACCGCATGCGCGTGATCGGCGACGAGGGCGAGCTGAGCACCGATACCTATCGGCACTACCAGTCGCCGGTGCTCCTCGAGCGCTTCTCGCAGCTCAGCCTCAACGCCCGCAAGGCGCGCAGCCTGCGGCTCCAGCCGCTGTTCGGTCGTGGCTTTGGCGTCGGCGGTCGCGTGCTGCCCTTCGTGCGCCACTGGAAGTCGTTCGCGACGATGCGCGCCAATGCCGCGGGCAAGACCTCGTTCTTCAAGAAGCTGGTCGCCGGTGCCAAGCGCCGCGAGGTCGGCGCGCAGGACAAGATGCTCGGCGTTGCCGAGACCGCACGTGCGCTGCGGATGGGCGAGCCGTGCCCGATCCCGCCCGATTTCATCCTCCACGTGACCGAGCTGACGCTGGCGATCCAGGGCGCGGGCACGATGGGCGGCGCCGTCGCGCTGACCACCAGCTTCGTGCCCTTCGAGCCGATGGCCTCCACCAAGGCCGATCCGCGCAACTATCGCGACAGCTATTCGCCCGGCTTCCTCGCCAAGCGGATGGACGGGATGATCGAGCGGCTCCACCAGCATTGATGGCGCGCAGGTGCAGGGGTTTGCCGCCCCTGCACCTGTTGACGGCTGGCAGGCGCGTGCGAACCTGCTAGGGCAGGGCCATGGACCAGGCGGACATTCTAATCCTCGGCGGCGGGCTGGTCGGCAGCGCGCTCGCAACGGCGCTCGATGCGCACGGCATCAGTTCGATCGTGATCGATCCGGCGAACCCGGAAACCATCCTCGGCGCGAGTTTCGACGGCCGCGCCTCGGCGATCGCGAGCGCGCCGATGCGGATGTTCGAGGCGATCGGCGTCGGCGGGCGACTGGCGGGGAAGGGGTGCCCGATCGAGGGCATCCGCGTCTCCGACGGGCTGGCGCCGGGCAAGCTCGACTTCGCGCCGGACGCCGATGACGGCGCGCTCGGCCATATGTTCGAGAATCGCGTGCTGCGTACCGCGCTGTTCGAGGCAGCGCAGGCCGCACCGCTGGCGGACGTGCGGATGCAGACCCGCGCCGTCTCGGTGGAGCGCGGCCCGCACGGCGTGGTCGCGACGCTCGATTCGGGCGCGACCGTGCGCGCGCAGCTGCTGATCGCGGCGGAGGGGCGCAACTCGCCCACCCGCGATTCGGCCGGCTTCAAGGTCGCACGCTGGACCTATGACCATGCCGCGATGATCGCGACGCTGAATCACGAGCGGTCCCACGAGAACATCGCCTACGAGATCTTCTACCCGCAGGGCCCGTTCGCGATCCTGCCGCTGCTCGACGACGAAAACGGCCATCGCTCGGCGGTGGTGTGGACGGTCCACGCCCGCGACGCGGCGGCGATGCACAAGATCTCCGACCGCGCCTATCTGGCCGAGGCGGAAAAGAAGATGGGTGGGTTCCTGGGCAAGCTGGGGCCGCTGTCGTCGCGCTCCTCCTATCCGCTCGGCTTCCACCATGCCGCCTGGATCACCGCCGAGCGGCTGGCGCTGGTCGGCGATGCGGCGCATGGCATCCATCCGATCGCGGGGCAGGGCGTCAATGTCGGCTTCCGCGACGTGGCGACGCTGGTCGAGGTGCTGGTCGACGGCAAAAGGCTGGGGCTCGACATGGGCGATCCCGAGCTGCTCGCCCGCTATCAGCGCTGGCGCGGGCTGGACACCTTCATGGTCTCGCTGGCGACCGACGGGCTCACTCGGCTGTTCGGCATCCCCGGCGCGCTGCCCAATGCGGTGCGGCGCTTCGGCCTGTCGGCGGTCGACAAGCTGCCGCCGCTGAAGAACTGGTTCATGGGCGAGGCGCGCGGCGAGAGCGGCGACGTGCCCAAGCTGCTCCAGGGGATTACGGCGTAGCGCCACCCGCCGCGTCGACGATGGCACGGGCGGCGTCGAGATCCTCGTCGTCCACCATCACCCGCACGGGGATCAGCAGATAGCTGCCGTCGGCGATGCTGGCGCCCGCGTCGAACACGAAGCTGGGGATCTCCTCATCCTCCAGTCGACCCG is part of the Sphingomonas sp. genome and harbors:
- a CDS encoding DUF2007 domain-containing protein, which gives rise to MALVELGRFNRQEAFIVPGRLEDEEIPSFVFDAGASIADGSYLLIPVRVMVDDEDLDAARAIVDAAGGATP